From Hydra vulgaris chromosome 15, alternate assembly HydraT2T_AEP, one genomic window encodes:
- the LOC136092025 gene encoding TNF receptor-associated factor 5-like, which yields MNLRLLSDEGYYSQPVYSPEGYYYRIKIYTRSTNENNIAIYFQLIRNELDNALKWPFAKKIIFTLRSNDKFFAHTISPENYIQSLNASSFNKPIEEYNVAVGFPNFISHEELKQFIINNNLFISITIQ from the coding sequence ATGAATCTAAGACTGTTATCGGACGAAGGTTATTATTCACAACCTGTTTACTCACCTGAAGGTTATTATTAtcgaataaaaatttatactcgAAGCACAAATGAAAACAATATAGCCATTTACTTTCAACTCATACGAAACGAGCTCGATAATGCTTTAAAATGGCCCtttgccaaaaaaataatttttactcttagatctaatgataaattttttgctcATACTATCAGTCCTGaaaattatattcaaagttTAAACGCGAGTTCTTTCAATAAACCTATCGAAGAATATAATGTAGCAGTTGGATTTCCCAATTTTATTTCACACGAAgaactaaaacaatttattattaataataacttatttatttctattacaattcaataa
- the LOC136092024 gene encoding deoxyuridine 5'-triphosphate nucleotidohydrolase-like, whose amino-acid sequence MEKCNQESSDEVKEIQINDTLEWSFYETKKSACFDLRSRIEYTLQPNESVLVGTGVYIDTIDSDLVGCIFSKSGIAYNNGVIVLNSPEIIDADYKGEIKVILMNYSKEEYIIKPGDAVAQMGFVKMFEAVKKVIEFDGCACRQVTMSMIKNVESFGSTGK is encoded by the coding sequence ATGGAGAAATGTAATCAAGAGTCTTCTGATGAAGTAAAAGAGATTCAAATAAACGATACTCTAGAATGGtctttttatgaaacaaaaaagagcGCTTGTTTTGATCTAAGAAGTAGAATTGAATATACACTTCAACCCAATGAAAGTGTTTTAGTAGGTACTGGAGTATATATCGATACAATAGATTCAGATTTAGTAGGttgcatattttcaaaatcaggtATAGCTTATAATAATGGTGTTATCGTGTTGAACTCTCCAGAAATAATAGATGCTGATTATAAAGGTGAAATTAAAGTGATACTAATGAATTATTCAAAAGaagaatatattattaaaccTGGAGACGCTGTTGCTCAAATGGGATTTGTGAAAATGTTTGAAGctgtaaaaaaagtaatagaatTTGATGGTTGTGCTTGTCGTCAAGTAACAATGTCAATGATTAAAAACGTTGAAAGTTTTGGTTCAAcgggaaaataa